One genomic window of Bremerella sp. JC817 includes the following:
- the mtnA gene encoding S-methyl-5-thioribose-1-phosphate isomerase — protein sequence MTTANPQTAAPDPIRFVGETDGHLVLIDQTQLPVDLIYIDCRDVETVWEAIKMLRVRGAPAIGIAAAYGVVVGMQTATEKSLEDFEARFHEVVEYLAGSRPTAVNLFWALDRLKATFAAEKEAGKSVSDIHSALLAEARFIHEDDRQVCRAIGRHGAELIEPGFGILTHCNAGGLATADYGTALAVMFTCHDQDKGIHVYVDETRPLLQGSRLTAWELVQREIPATLICDNMAAQVMKEGRVNAVITGADRIAANGDSANKIGTYGVALLAKAHGIPFYIAAPISTFDLTLPTGEGIPIEQRDAVEIIHGMGKQTAPANVHVYNPAFDVTPAELIAGIITEKGVISPVTPENVAQVVAS from the coding sequence ATGACAACTGCCAATCCCCAGACTGCTGCTCCTGATCCGATCCGTTTCGTTGGCGAAACCGATGGTCACCTTGTTTTGATTGACCAGACCCAGCTACCGGTCGACCTGATCTACATCGACTGTCGCGATGTCGAGACCGTATGGGAGGCGATCAAAATGCTGCGTGTTCGAGGAGCACCGGCGATTGGCATTGCCGCGGCTTATGGCGTGGTGGTCGGAATGCAGACCGCCACCGAGAAGTCGCTGGAAGATTTCGAGGCTCGCTTTCACGAAGTGGTCGAGTACTTGGCCGGTAGCCGCCCAACGGCGGTCAACTTGTTCTGGGCACTCGATCGCTTGAAGGCGACCTTCGCCGCTGAGAAGGAAGCAGGCAAGTCGGTTTCCGACATTCACTCGGCCTTGCTCGCCGAAGCTCGCTTCATCCATGAAGACGATCGCCAGGTTTGCCGCGCGATCGGTCGTCATGGTGCCGAGCTGATCGAACCAGGGTTCGGTATTCTCACCCACTGCAATGCAGGCGGTCTGGCAACGGCCGACTATGGTACCGCGCTGGCCGTGATGTTCACGTGTCACGACCAAGACAAAGGCATTCATGTCTATGTCGACGAAACACGTCCGCTTCTGCAGGGATCGCGTTTGACGGCCTGGGAACTGGTCCAGCGTGAGATTCCCGCCACGCTGATCTGCGATAACATGGCCGCCCAGGTCATGAAAGAAGGTCGCGTCAACGCGGTGATCACCGGTGCCGATCGTATCGCCGCCAATGGCGACTCGGCCAACAAGATCGGAACTTACGGCGTCGCTTTGCTGGCCAAAGCCCACGGAATTCCGTTCTACATTGCCGCTCCGATCAGCACGTTCGATCTCACATTGCCAACCGGCGAAGGAATCCCGATCGAACAACGTGATGCCGTGGAAATCATCCATGGCATGGGCAAGCAAACGGCTCCGGCCAACGTTCATGTCTACAACCCGGCCTTCGACGTCACGCCTGCTGAGTTGATTGCAGGCATCATCACCGAGAAAGGTGTGATCTCGCCCGTCACGCCTGAAAACGTGGCCCAGGTCGTCGCGAGTTAA